One Aethina tumida isolate Nest 87 chromosome 5, icAetTumi1.1, whole genome shotgun sequence genomic window carries:
- the LOC109601401 gene encoding kinase D-interacting substrate of 220 kDa B isoform X7, translating into MEPPEGGGGEGVRTSRHSIAVPQEATPRRRASFLNLHIPDAGTNWRGSLTHLHLPTFTLTSPDGEQARKFTFGLGLRRHSHNTLHRTESMVSLCYRNLIGFINDDNIQGLESFLENKQVQIDDKDENGATALMVAATKGRSNFVSKLLANGADPNVEDNDGWTALLCASKEGHADVVRQLLEASAAVDHRDMGGWTSLMWATYKGRTEVALALLQAGADVNAHGNYHISSLLWAAGRGHHQITEALLAHGAKVNVGDKYGTTALVWACRKGYTDIVETLLKHGANVDTAGMYSWTALLVATQGNHVDVVNLLLEHKPNVNALDKDGCSPLTIACKEGYYEIATALMATGAYINIQDRAGDTNLIHAVKGGHRAVVEALLKKYADVDVMGKDKKTAMYIAVEKGNVNIAKMLLSSNPDLELATKDGDTPLLKAVRSRNAELVQMLLDKKAKVSAADKKGDTALHIAMRARSKAIVEILLRNPKHSQLLYRPNRNGETPYNIDVNHPKTILGQIFGARRLNTNEDNENMLGYDLYSSALADILSEPSLSMPITVGLYAKWGSGKSFLLSKLREEMKNFAREWVDPVFQFTSLLFLVLIHITITLGMIFGLSLQSWIVGLVVGLAVLILCYMFLALTWFASKKYDWDWPYNFNVKLTRKLNNLKLVLQILFCHPPGISNNDGVSAHPIRFFFTDQTRVSSTADGKNSIVQMIGSLYDAIENEYGSVATRLYRAFKPKPEKSSSTWTWRKLCCLPYVLIFEIAFLSLTLGVCALTMYLVNVNSSSEMDDFVLQIILICTALLLGVTAVANLYTWSKLLRTVFFSQRRHLQKSISRLETLNSEGFLQTLRQEVTLMKDMVRCLDRLSQQQTRMVIVVDGLDSCEQEKVLLILDTVHMLFSDANTPFIVILAIDPHVIAKAVEINSKRLFSENNIGGHNYLNNMVHLPFYLQNSGLRKVKVAQQTALSHRKNVASTWNENEDNLNSFLARSASCRRLSNENMLMSSRENLKLPGRKGSRKLKLSESIASSIGSNLNKIGGAQDLTKMLLTDDYFSDVNPRSMRRLMNVVYVTGRLLKAFQIDFNWYRLASWINITEQWPFRTSWIIYHYDLYEESLEDSTSLKSIYDKIRPHIPCIKNTEPLMDLDRDEKKFDIFLTFHRSSLLVSDLKIFLPFTINLDPYLKKLIKEETQTLEDEGISFGQAASLNVLHPNNSFTSWPGQQQTHIDWNTPKNSMVNRRAKPHSVAKMAPHSGSMMYPHPSMMSFTPHWQDPTTLHHFQTTPLPSLAPVTALEPEILEHKLSTLNIDGVCKLMQKIQDLDNNSLEQYISVIKKHNVNGKVLLHCDLEELKRLLNMSFGDWEMFKVLLISLREYEVTSLMREDEVVKPASSNKHERKASVTKLQVPGEKDSKMQVDGPPKERKQSVIEKQVTLEEQMICGALQTLNEEACEDVLEETEETKIVIEGDVPQTSVIPPSPDQANNQDWSRGTRSRTNSSSGLVGDTDFVLLQSSPVGHMHWHPVSISIGGHRHSPTASDHSSCSSQPPSPASNNTYASFTYNYID; encoded by the exons ATGGAGCCGCCGGAGGGCGGAGGCGGCGAGGGCGTGCGAACGTCCCGTCACAGCATAGCGGTGCCGCAGGAGGCGACACCACGCCGACGTGCCTCCTTCCTCAATCTGCACATTCCCGATGCCGGCACCAATTGGCGGGGCTCACTCACCCATCTACATCTGCCGACGTTCACGTTGACGTCGCCCGACGGCGAACAAGCCAGGAAGTTCACCTTCGGCCTCGGACTGCGCAGGCACTCGCACAAC ACATTACACAGGACAGAGTCCATGGTGTCCTTATGTTACCGGAATCTGATAGGGTTTATCAACGATGACAACATACAGGGTTTGGAGTCGTTCCTGGAAAACAAACAAGTGCAGATCGACGATAAAGATGAG AACGGAGCGACAGCACTCATGGTGGCGGCCACCAAGGGCCGCTCCAACTTCGTCAGCAAGCTGCTGGCGAACGGGGCAGATCCTAACGTGGAGGACAACGACGGTTGGACGGCGCTGCTGTGCGCGTCCAAGGAGGGCCACGCCGACGTCGTCCGGCAGTTGCTCGAGGCTAGCGCCGCCGTAGATCACAGAGACATG GGCGGTTGGACGTCTTTGATGTGGGCGACGTACAAGGGACGCACCGAAGTCGCCCTGGCGTTGTTGCAGGCGGGGGCGGACGTGAACGCCCACGGCAATTACCACATTTCGTCCTTGCTGTGGGCGGCCGGTCGCGGCCACCACCAAATTACCGAGGCGCTGCTGGCGCACGGTGCTAAAGTAAACGTAGGCGATAAGTACGGCACCACCGCCTTGGTGTGGGCGTGCCGTAAGGGTTACACCGATATTGTCgaaacacttttgaaacacGGTGCTAATGTGGATACTGCCGGCATGTATTCGTGGACCGCTTTGCTGGTGGCCACACAGGGTAACCACGTGGACGTGGTTAATTTGTTACTGGAGCACAAGCCTAACGTCAACGCACTGGACAAAGACGGCTGCAGCCCTCTTACAATCGCTTGTAAGGAAGGGTACTATGAGATAGCCACAGCACTTATGGCGACTGGGGCTTATATTAACATTCAAGACAGAGCGGGGGACACGAATTTGATACACGCAGTGAAGGGTGGTCACAGGGCGGTGGTGGAGGCGCTGTTGAAGAAGTACGCAGACGTCGACGTAATGGGTAAAGATAAGAAAACCGCTATGTACATTGCGGTTGAGAAAGGCAACGTTAACATCGCCAAGATGTTACTGAGCAGCAATCCAGACCTGGAGTTGGCTACGAAAGATGGCGATACACCTTTACTTAAAGCTGTACGTTCTCGCAACGCCGAATTGGTACAAATGCTGCTGGACAAAAAGGCTAAAGTATCAGCCGCCGACAAAAAAGGCGACACTGCGCTTCATATAGCTATGCGTGCCCGTTCCAAAGCTATAGTTGAAATTTTGTTACGCAACCCGAAGCACAGTCAATTGTTGTACAGACCAAACAGAAATGGGGAGACCCCTTATAATATCGATGTTAACCATCCCAAGACGATTTTGGGACAGATTTTTGGCGCTCGAAGACTTAACACTAACGAAGATAATGAGAACATGTTGGGGTATGATTTGTACAGTAGTGCGTTGGCTGACATATTAAGTGAGCCATCCTTATCAATGCCCATTACTGTGGGGTTATATGCCAAATGGGGCAGTGGAAAATCGTTTCTGTTAAGCAAGCTTAGGGAGGAGATGAAGAATTTTGCCAGAGAATGGGTGGATCCGGTCTTCCAGTTCACGAGTCTGTTGTTCCTTGTACTTATTCATATTACCATTACCTTAGGAATGATTTTTGGACTGTCTTTGCAGTCGTGGATTGTGGGTTTGGTTGTAGGACTAGCCGTTTTAATTCTTTGTTACATGTTTTTGGCGTTAACGTGGTTTGCTAGTAAAAAGTATGATTGGGATTGGCCGTATAACTTCAACGTAAAGTTGACCAGAAAactgaacaatttaaaattggtacTGCAAATATTATTCTGCCATCCCCCAGGTATATCTAATAACGACGGTGTATCAGCTCATCCAATAAG atTCTTTTTCACGGATCAAACAAGGGTCAGCAGCACAGCCGACGGCAAAAACTCGATAGTCCAAATGATAGGCTCCCTATACGACGCAATTGAAAATGAATATGGCTCAGTTGCCACTCGTTTATACCGTGCATTCAAACCGAAGCCGGAGAAGTCTTCCTCCACGTGGACGTGGAGAAAGTTGTGCTGCCTGCCTTACGTTCTTATTTTCGAAATCGCTTTCTTATCGCTGACGTTGGGAGTCTGTGCCTTGACTATGTACTTGGTCAACGTTAACAGTAGCTC CGAAATGGACGACTTCGTCCTTCAGATCATCCTCATTTGTACAGCCCTGTTGTTGGGCGTAACGGCGGTTGCTAATCTGTACACGTGGAGCAAACTGCTAAGGACCGTGTTCTTTTCGCAGCGTCGTCATCTCCAGAAGTCCATTTCTAGGTTGGAGACACTCAACTCTGAGGGCTTCCTGCAAACCTTGCGCCAAGAA gTAACGTTAATGAAGGACATGGTGCGTTGCTTGGACAGATTAAGCCAGCAGCAAACTCGCATGGTGATCGTAGTTGATGGCTTGGACAGTTGTGAGCAGGAAAAGGTTTTGTTGATACTCGACACCGTTCACATGTTATTCTCCGATGCCAACACACcctttattgtaattttggcTATCGATCCGCACGTAATCGCAAAG GCTGTTGAGATCAACTCAAAACGGTTGTTCAGCGAAAACAACATCGGCGGCCACAACTACCTCAACAATATGGTGCACCTGCCGTTTTACTTGCAAAACTCCGGTCTTAGGAAGGTGAAAGTCGCCCAACAAACAGCACTGTCCCACAGGAAAAATGTTGCCTCCACGTGGAACGAAAACGAGGATAACTTGAATTCTTTCCTTGCCAGATCT GCCTCTTGCCGAAGACTTTCAAACGAGAACATGCTGATGTCTAGTCGTGAGAATCTGAAGTTGCCAGGCAGAAAAGGCTCGCGTAAACTTAAGCTATCCGAATCGATAGCCAGCTCAATTGGCTCGAATTTGAACAAGATTGGAGGAGCTCAGGATCTTACTAAGATGTTACTTACTGACGACTATTTCAGTGACGTCAATCCCAGGTCAATGAGAAGACTGATGAACGTAGTTTATGTTACAG GTCGGTTACTTAAAGCATTCCAAATAGATTTTAACTGGTATCGTTTGGCCTCGTGGATCAACATAACGGAACAGTGGCCATTCCGCACCTCATGGATAATATACCATTATGATTTATACGAAGAAAGTCTCGAAGATAGTACTTCTTTAAAGTCAATCTACGACAAGATCCGCCCACACATTCCCTGCATCAAAAACACGGAACCGTTGATGGATTTGGACAGAGATGAGAAAAAGTTCGACATCTTCTTAACCTTCCACCGGTCTAGTCTTTTAGTGAGCGATTTGAAGATATTCTTGCCCTTCACCATCAACCTGGACCcctatttaaagaaactaatcaAAGAGGAGACACAGACGTTGGAGGATGAAGGCATTTCGTTTGGACAGGCCGCATCACTTAACGTATTGCATCCAAACAATTCATTTACATCTTGGCCTGGCCAACAACAGACACATATAGACTGGAACACTCCTAAGAACAGTATGGTGAATAGACGTGCGAAACCACATTCAGTAGCCAAGATGGCACCTCATTCCGGTTCCATGATGTATCCGCACCCGAGTATGATGTCGTTTACGCCGCATTGGCAGGATCCAACCACGTTGCACCACTTCCAGACCACACCTCTGCCATCTTTGGCACCTGTTACGGCTCTGGAGCCGGAAATTCTCGAACACAAGTTGTCCACTTTGAATATAGACGGAGTGTGCAAACTGATGCAGAAAATACAAGATCTAGACAATAATTCATTGGAGCAATACATTTCGGTGATAAAGAAACATAACGTCAATGGAAAGGTGCTACTCCACTGCGATTTGGAGGAGCTCAAACGGCTGTTGAATATGTCGTTCGGGGACTGGGAAATGTTCAAGGTGCTGTTGATAAGTCTGAGAGAGTACGAGGTGACCAGTCTGATGCGTGAGGACGAAGTTGTGAAGCCCGCATCCTCGAATAAACATGAAAGGAAGGCGAGCGTTACCAAACTTCAGGTGCCTGGCGAGAAGGACTCAAAGATGCAGGTGGACGGACCTCCCAAAGAAAGAAAGCAGAGTGTGATAGAGAAACAG GTGACCTTAGAAGAGCAAATGATCTGCGGAGCCTTGCAAACCTTGAACGAGGAGGCATGTGAGGATGTACTGGAGGAAACCGAAGAGACTAAAATCGTAATAGAAGGCGATGTGCCTCAGACATCGGTGATCCCACCGAGTCCGGACCAGGCCAACAACCAAG ATTGGTCGCGTGGCACGAGATCGAGGACGAACAGCTCCAGCGGCCTGGTAGGTGACACTGATTTTGTATTGTTGCAATCCTCGCCCGTAGGTCACATGCACTGGCATCCAGTCAGTATTTCGATCGGCGGGCACCGACACTCGCCTACGGCCAGCGATCACAGTAGCTGCAGCTCGCAGCCACCGTCGCCCG CCAGTAATAACACTTATGCTTCGTTTACATACAATTACATAGACTAG